The following proteins are encoded in a genomic region of Mustela erminea isolate mMusErm1 chromosome 3, mMusErm1.Pri, whole genome shotgun sequence:
- the TRIM23 gene encoding E3 ubiquitin-protein ligase TRIM23 codes for MATLIVNKPGAGLDSGRQGSRGTAVVKVLECGVCEDVFSLQGDKVPRLLLCGHTVCHDCLTRLPLHGRAIRCPFDRQVTDLGDSGVWGLKKNFALLELLERLQNGHIGQYGAAEEAMGISGESIIRCDEDEAHVASVYCTVCATHLCSECSQVTHSTKTLAKHRRVPLADKPHEKTMCCQHQVHAIEFVCLEEGCQTSPLMCCVCKEYGKHQGHKHSVLEPEANQIRASILDMAHCIRTFTEEISDYSRKLVGIVQHIEGGEQIVEDGIGMAHTEHVPGTAENARSCVRAYFSDLHETLCRQEEMALSVVDAHVREKLIWLRQQQEDMTILLSQVSTACLHCEKTLQQDDCRVVLAKQEITRLLETLQKQQQQFTEVADHIQLDASIPVTFTKDNRVHIGPKMEIRVVTLGLDGAGKTTILFKLKQDEFMQPIPTIGFNVETVEYKNLKFTIWDVGGKHKLRPLWKHYYLNTQAVVFVVDSSHRDRVSEAHSELAKLLTEKELRDALLLIFANKQDVAGALSVEEITELLSLHKLCCGRSWYIQGCDARSGMGLYEGLDWLSRQLVAAGVLDVA; via the exons GTGCTGGAGTGTGGAGTTTGTGAAGATGTCTTTTCTTTGCAAGGAGACAAAGTTCCTCGCCTTCTGCTTTGTGGCCACACAGTATGTCATGACTGTCTTACCCGCCTCCCTCTTCATGGAAGAGCAATCCGTTGCCCTTTCGATCGACAAGTAACAGATCTAG gAGATTCAGGTGTTTGgggattgaaaaaaaattttgctttattgGAGCTTTTGGAACGACTGCAGAATGGACATATTGGTCAGTACGGAGCTGCAGAAGAAGCCATGGGGATATCTGGAGAG AGCATCATTCGTTGTGATGAAGATGAAGCGCACGTTGCATCTGTATATTGCACTGTATGTGCAACTCATTTGTGCTCAGAGTGTTCTCAAGTTACTCATTCTACAAAGACATTAGCAAAACACAGACGAGTGCCTCTAGCTGATAAACCTCATGAGAAAACCATGTGCTGTCAGCATCAGGTACATGCTATTGAGTTTGTTTGCTTGGAAGAAGGCTGTCAAACTAGCCCACTTATGTGCTGTGTCTGCAAAGAATATGGAAAACACCAAGGTCACAAG CATTCAGTATTGGAACCAGAAGCTAACCAGATCCGAGCATCAATTTTAGATATGGCTCACTGCATACGGACCTTCACTGAGGAAATTTCAGATTATTCCAGAAAATTAGTTGGAATTGTTCAGCACATTGAAGGAGGAGAACAGATAGTAGAAGATGGAATTGGAATGGCCCACACAGAACAt gTACCAGGTACTGCAGAGAATGCCCGGTCATGTGTCAGAGCTTATTTTTCTGATCTACATGAAACTTTGTGTCGTCAAGAAGAAATGGCTCTAAGTGTTGTTGATGCTCATGTTCGGGAAAAACTGATTTGGCTCAGGCAGCAACAAGAAGATATGACTATTTTATTGTCCCAGGTTTCAACAGCCTGTCTCCATTGTGAAAAGACTTTGCAACAG GATGATTGTAGAGTTGTTTTGGCAAAACAGGAAATTACAAGGTTACTAGAAACACTgcaaaaacagcagcagcagtttACAGAGGTTGCAGATCACATTCAGTTGGATGCCAGTATCCCTGTCACTTTTACAAAG gacAACAGAGTTCACATTGGACCAAAAATGGAAATCCGAGTTGTTACGTTAGGATTagatggtgctggaaaaactacTATTTTGTTTAAGTTAAAACAGGATGAATTCATGCAGCCTATTCCAACAATTG gttttaaTGTGGAAACTGTAGAATATAAAAATCTAAAGTTCACTATTTGGGATGTAGGtggaaaacacaaattaagaCCATTGTGGAAACATTATTACCTCAATACCCAAG ctGTTGTATTTGTTGTTGATAGCAGTCATAGAGACAGAGTTAGTGAAGCACACAGTGAACTTGCGAAGTTGTTAACGGAAAAAGAACTCCGAGATGCTTTGCTCCTGATTTTTGCTAACAAACAG GATGTTGCTGGAGCTCTGTCAGTAGAAGAAATCACTGAACTTCTCAGTCTGCATAAATTGTGCTGTGGCCGTAGCTGGTATATTCAGGGCTGTGATGCTCGAAGTGGTATGGGACTTTATGAGGGGTTAGATTGGCTCTCAAGGCAGCTTGTGGCTGCTGGAGTTTTGGATGTTGCTTGA